DNA sequence from the Carnobacterium funditum DSM 5970 genome:
TGCAATCAAGTTAATCAATTGTAATCCTTTTACTTCTATGATAAAGTAATTTTGTCATATGAGTGGAGGGATTTTTTTTGAGCAATCATGAATTAAAAAAGATATTTTTATTGTATTTAATTACTGAACGTCATTATTCTGAACTCACTAAAAAAGCTTATGAGGAAGATATTAATGACTTTTCGGATTTTTTGTCGGCCACTGGTGAACCGCGTTATGAATCAGTCAGCCTACAGGATGTTCGTATTTTTTTAGGAGAATTAAGTGAACGTCAGTTAAGTCGAAATACGATTTCTAGAAAAATATCTAGTCTTAGAGCTTTTTATCAATTTCTTTTAAAAAATCATGTGGTAACTGAAAATCCTTTTTCTTATATTCATCTAAAAAAGAAAACGCTTCGTTTACCTCGTTTTTTCTATGAAAAAGAAATAGATGCTTTATTTAAAGCTGTTAAAGGCGAAAAGACATTAGATTTTCGAAACGAAGCTCTTTTGGAAGTTCTTTATGGAACTGGAATCCGTCTCAGTGAATGCAAAAACATACAAATGAAAGATATTGATTTTGATTTAAGCGTTGTTTTAATTCATGGAAAAGGAAACAAAGAACGCTACGTTCCATTCGGTCATTATGCAGCAGCTGCGATTCAAGAATATCTTGAAAAAGGTCGAA
Encoded proteins:
- the xerC gene encoding tyrosine recombinase XerC, whose product is MSNHELKKIFLLYLITERHYSELTKKAYEEDINDFSDFLSATGEPRYESVSLQDVRIFLGELSERQLSRNTISRKISSLRAFYQFLLKNHVVTENPFSYIHLKKKTLRLPRFFYEKEIDALFKAVKGEKTLDFRNEALLEVLYGTGIRLSECKNIQMKDIDFDLSVVLIHGKGNKERYVPFGHYAAAAIQEYLEKGRTVLMKKYQKEHSYLFVNQYGVPISTSGIEYVLNQIIKKSSLTSKIHPHMLRHTFATHLLNNGADMRTVQELLGHASLSSTQIYAHVTKEHLQKNYRKFHPRA